From Deinococcus sp. Marseille-Q6407, one genomic window encodes:
- a CDS encoding polyprenyl synthetase family protein gives MNQPSVSPRPAASAAAFAAGLPPAFEQRLREVLRSEVEFIELIGEDLVTAGGKRLRPLVTLLSAEALGGPHENPQSLALAVCVELLHSASLLHDDLIDDADTRRGKEAAFRRYGNVVSVMSGDFMLARLLMLLAELPGSPRLIRAFGEVASVICEGEVLQFQVAAYGNPSDEQYERIIYGKTAALLELAAAAPAMLLDAPAEQEAALRQYGRELGMAFQVRDDLLDLLGREEDLGKPVGSDLREGKATLPVLRLLDTPAAEEVRAILLRRADQSGDLPRVQALCREYGTDCQGWQEVTRRLELARSALLQLPATPARQELEALLDRLAPA, from the coding sequence ATGAACCAGCCTTCCGTCTCCCCCCGGCCCGCTGCGTCCGCGGCCGCGTTTGCCGCTGGCCTGCCGCCTGCTTTCGAGCAGCGGCTGCGCGAAGTGCTGCGTTCCGAAGTGGAATTTATCGAACTGATCGGTGAAGACCTGGTCACCGCCGGGGGCAAGCGCCTGCGCCCGCTGGTCACGCTGCTCAGCGCCGAGGCCCTGGGCGGCCCGCACGAGAATCCGCAGAGCCTGGCGCTGGCCGTCTGCGTTGAGCTGCTGCACTCGGCTTCGCTGCTGCACGACGACCTGATCGACGACGCCGACACCCGCCGCGGCAAGGAAGCGGCTTTCCGGCGCTACGGCAACGTGGTCAGCGTGATGAGCGGCGACTTTATGCTGGCGCGGCTGCTGATGCTGCTGGCCGAACTGCCCGGCAGCCCGCGGCTGATTCGCGCCTTTGGCGAGGTCGCCAGCGTGATCTGTGAGGGCGAGGTGCTGCAGTTCCAGGTGGCCGCCTATGGCAACCCCTCCGACGAGCAATACGAGCGAATCATCTACGGCAAGACGGCCGCGCTGCTGGAGCTGGCCGCCGCTGCACCGGCCATGCTGCTGGACGCCCCCGCCGAGCAGGAAGCAGCGCTACGGCAGTACGGCCGCGAGCTGGGCATGGCGTTTCAGGTCCGCGACGACCTGCTGGACCTGCTGGGCCGCGAGGAAGACCTGGGCAAACCGGTCGGCAGCGACCTGCGCGAGGGTAAAGCCACCCTGCCGGTGCTGCGGCTGCTGGACACCCCCGCCGCCGAGGAGGTACGCGCGATTTTGCTGCGCCGCGCCGATCAGAGCGGCGACCTGCCGCGTGTGCAGGCGCTGTGCCGCGAGTACGGCACCGACTGCCAGGGCTGGCAGGAAGTGACCCGGCGGCTGGAACTGGCCCGCTCGGCCCTGCTGCAACTGCCGGCCACGCCCGCCCGACAGGAACTTGAAGCGCTGCTGGACCGCCTCGCGCCGGCCTGA
- a CDS encoding methyltransferase domain-containing protein gives MPRRTSSRSARRPHHPPAGNPAEWPLYEAEVLRGLEEVARTELGTVRGLDILSVGDEAVQFRYAGDLSRLSRLRSVTAVYAVRRWDVPRPRGLLGHQQLGELTGWLREVAAQGGHTSLRLSAAGRDTEVMERLTAEIAAGLGLPHQPEDGELRLRLRPAADGSGWEVLARLTPRPLSARDWRVCNREGGLNAAAAYGALALAGLRASDRIFNPMCGSGTLLVERALMGPYEAMVGVDIDPEAVACARANLRAAGRRVEVAQVDALNTGLPPRSFDLIVADLPWGDDIGTHGGNAELYPAFLREMHRLCSKGGRLLVITHEIRLFERVLAGSPWQGRELTQIYSGGHHPKVYLLTR, from the coding sequence ATGCCCCGCCGCACTTCCTCCCGCTCTGCCCGCCGTCCCCACCACCCGCCAGCCGGCAACCCCGCCGAATGGCCGCTGTACGAAGCCGAGGTGCTGCGCGGCCTGGAAGAGGTCGCCCGCACCGAGCTGGGCACGGTCCGTGGGCTGGACATTCTGTCGGTCGGCGACGAGGCGGTGCAGTTTCGCTACGCCGGCGACCTCTCGCGGCTGAGCCGCCTGCGCAGCGTCACGGCGGTGTACGCGGTGCGCCGCTGGGACGTGCCGCGCCCACGTGGGCTGCTGGGGCATCAGCAGCTGGGCGAGCTGACCGGCTGGCTGCGTGAGGTGGCGGCGCAGGGCGGGCATACCTCGCTGCGCCTGTCGGCAGCGGGCCGGGACACCGAAGTGATGGAGCGCCTGACCGCCGAAATCGCGGCGGGCCTGGGGTTGCCGCACCAGCCTGAAGACGGCGAACTGCGGTTGCGGCTGCGCCCGGCGGCAGACGGCAGCGGCTGGGAGGTGCTGGCCCGGCTGACGCCCCGGCCCCTATCGGCCCGTGACTGGCGGGTCTGCAACCGCGAGGGCGGCCTGAACGCGGCGGCGGCGTACGGCGCGTTGGCTCTGGCGGGGCTGCGGGCCAGCGACCGGATCTTCAACCCGATGTGCGGCAGCGGCACCCTGCTGGTCGAGCGGGCCCTGATGGGCCCCTACGAGGCAATGGTGGGCGTGGACATTGACCCGGAAGCAGTAGCCTGCGCCCGTGCCAACCTGCGCGCCGCCGGCCGCCGGGTAGAAGTGGCGCAGGTGGACGCCCTGAACACTGGCCTGCCGCCGCGCTCTTTTGACCTGATCGTGGCCGACCTGCCCTGGGGCGACGATATCGGCACCCACGGCGGCAACGCCGAGCTGTACCCTGCTTTTCTGCGCGAGATGCACCGGCTGTGTTCCAAGGGTGGCCGGCTGCTGGTCATCACTCACGAAATCCGGCTGTTCGAGCGGGTGCTGGCCGGGTCTCCCTGGCAGGGCCGTGAGCTGACGCAGATTTACAGCGGCGGGCATCACCCCAAGGTTTATCTGCTGACCCGCTAG
- a CDS encoding copper chaperone PCu(A)C, translated as MMTRPRTGQPLFFRASSRLGAALVLLPALLVACQSPEQQNTAASATTTTTATTTTSSAETAAPAADDTASGTLASGSMASGGMAMDHSAHAGHAASGASTSSATASSASTGDLPLEVQAATVRAVPPSIGDTAAYVTLHNPTDQDIVLTGAASDAAEHVMLMQTMTSDASGTSMSGMVETPQLTVPAGGELKMGPGGDHVMLMGLKEPLKEGSRLNLTLQTQDGRTLEVSAEVQRP; from the coding sequence ATGATGACTCGGCCCCGCACTGGTCAACCGCTCTTTTTCCGCGCCTCCTCCCGCCTGGGCGCGGCTCTGGTGCTGCTGCCCGCTCTGCTGGTGGCCTGCCAGTCGCCGGAGCAGCAAAATACGGCGGCCTCGGCCACAACAACCACGACGGCTACGACCACCACTTCGTCGGCAGAGACGGCTGCGCCGGCCGCTGACGATACGGCTTCCGGCACTCTGGCTTCGGGCAGCATGGCCTCGGGTGGCATGGCGATGGACCACAGCGCCCACGCGGGCCATGCGGCCAGCGGCGCCAGTACCAGTAGCGCCACTGCCAGCAGCGCCAGCACCGGCGACCTGCCGCTGGAAGTGCAGGCCGCCACGGTGAGGGCTGTGCCGCCCAGCATCGGTGACACCGCCGCCTACGTGACGCTGCACAACCCCACCGATCAGGACATCGTGCTGACCGGCGCAGCCAGCGACGCGGCCGAACACGTGATGCTGATGCAAACCATGACCTCCGATGCCAGCGGCACCAGCATGAGCGGCATGGTAGAAACGCCCCAGCTGACCGTGCCGGCCGGCGGCGAGCTGAAGATGGGCCCCGGCGGCGACCACGTGATGCTGATGGGCCTGAAAGAACCGCTAAAGGAAGGCAGCCGGCTGAACCTGACCTTGCAGACGCAGGACGGCCGCACCCTGGAGGTCAGCGCGGAGGTGCAGCGCCCATGA
- a CDS encoding SCO family protein, which translates to MTPAPASRPPQNSSQAPAARPWQQSALLALLAVALVLGVAWAVARSQSPYPFYGSVVNSSEPAYIFSGTDGNGRPWTLQPQGKQTLLFFGFTYCPDICPLTLKYLDALRDRMTPEERQQVQVVFVSVDPDRDTPQRIREYVEYFGEGTGVRVPEPELSRVAQAYGVAYGKVPVDGPLKYQINHTTATYLIDASGYTRVMWDYTQLPDVDRILRDVRYVMNHPREPQAGAAVPLPSGQALAAARLPLTQVVTP; encoded by the coding sequence ATGACCCCGGCTCCGGCCTCCCGCCCACCCCAGAATTCGTCCCAGGCCCCGGCGGCGCGCCCCTGGCAACAGTCGGCGCTGCTGGCGCTGCTGGCCGTGGCGCTGGTGCTGGGGGTGGCCTGGGCGGTGGCCCGCTCGCAGAGCCCCTATCCTTTTTATGGCTCTGTGGTGAACAGCAGCGAACCGGCCTATATCTTTTCCGGCACTGACGGCAATGGTCGGCCCTGGACCCTGCAGCCGCAGGGCAAGCAGACCCTACTGTTTTTCGGGTTTACCTACTGCCCCGACATCTGCCCGCTGACCCTGAAATATCTGGACGCCCTACGTGACCGCATGACCCCCGAAGAGCGCCAGCAGGTGCAGGTGGTGTTCGTGTCGGTGGACCCGGACCGCGACACCCCCCAGCGCATTCGCGAGTACGTGGAGTATTTCGGGGAAGGCACCGGCGTGCGGGTTCCCGAGCCGGAGCTGAGCCGGGTCGCGCAGGCCTACGGCGTGGCTTACGGCAAGGTGCCGGTAGACGGCCCGCTGAAGTATCAGATCAACCACACCACCGCCACCTACCTGATCGATGCCAGCGGGTATACCCGCGTGATGTGGGACTACACCCAGCTGCCAGACGTGGACCGCATCCTGCGCGACGTGCGCTATGTGATGAACCACCCGCGTGAGCCGCAGGCGGGCGCGGCGGTGCCCTTGCCCTCGGGCC